From a region of the Mycolicibacterium sp. MU0050 genome:
- a CDS encoding alpha/beta hydrolase, whose protein sequence is MTVWEADVLPGYHQHTVELGADPDGEGDLVATLIRRGPAAPARHAVLGVHGYTDYFFNTEAADRFAARGFAYYALDLHKCGRSWRPGQTPHFTTDLARYDRELERALAIIAAETDGAQVCLTGHSAGGLILTLWLDRLAARDRTAALGVGGLVLNSPFFDLHGPSILRAAPTSAALRALARLRKTRVIRKPTEGGYGATLHRDHHGEFDYNLDWKPLGGFPVTLGWINAVRRGHARLHRGLDVGVPNLILRSDHSVTESRDDPDAMQRGDAVLDVRQIARWAGCVGNHTTVAPIPDAKHDVFLSLPAPRAVAYAELDRWLDRYLGAQFPDLSERSRQG, encoded by the coding sequence GTGACGGTATGGGAGGCCGACGTCCTGCCTGGCTACCACCAACACACGGTGGAACTCGGCGCCGATCCCGACGGTGAGGGCGACCTGGTCGCGACCCTGATCCGCCGCGGCCCCGCCGCGCCGGCCCGGCACGCGGTGCTCGGGGTACACGGGTACACCGACTACTTCTTCAACACCGAGGCCGCGGACCGATTCGCGGCCCGAGGTTTCGCCTATTACGCACTCGACCTGCATAAATGCGGTCGCTCCTGGCGGCCCGGCCAGACCCCGCACTTCACCACCGACCTGGCTCGCTACGACCGGGAGCTCGAACGCGCGTTGGCGATCATCGCGGCCGAGACCGACGGAGCGCAGGTGTGCCTGACCGGACACTCCGCCGGCGGGCTGATCCTGACGTTGTGGCTCGACCGGCTCGCCGCGCGGGACCGCACCGCCGCGCTGGGCGTCGGCGGGCTGGTGCTCAACAGCCCGTTCTTCGATCTGCACGGACCGTCGATCCTGCGGGCGGCCCCCACGTCCGCGGCGCTGCGGGCGTTGGCCCGGCTGCGCAAGACCCGCGTCATCCGTAAACCGACCGAGGGCGGGTACGGCGCCACGCTGCACCGCGATCATCACGGCGAGTTCGACTACAACCTGGACTGGAAGCCGCTGGGCGGCTTCCCCGTCACGCTCGGCTGGATCAATGCGGTGCGGCGCGGGCACGCCCGCCTGCACCGCGGGCTGGACGTGGGTGTGCCCAACCTGATCCTGCGCTCGGACCACTCGGTGACGGAGTCGCGCGACGACCCCGACGCGATGCAGCGCGGGGACGCGGTCCTCGACGTCCGCCAGATCGCCCGGTGGGCCGGGTGCGTCGGCAACCACACCACCGTCGCGCCGATCCCCGACGCCAAGCACGACGTGTTCCTGTCGTTGCCGGCGCCGCGCGCCGTGGCCTACGCCGAACTCGACCGGTGGCTGGACCGCTACCTGGGCGCGCAGTTCCCCGACTTATCCGAACGAAGCAGACAGGGCTGA
- a CDS encoding cobyrinate a,c-diamide synthase translates to MSHPVRTAPAVVIAAPASGSGKTTVATGLMAALKRAGHRVAGFKVGPDFIDPGYHALATGRPGRNLDPVLVSPAQIAPLYAHGVTGCDVAVVEGVMGLFDGRIEPGSIGPATGSTAQVAGLLGAPVILVVDARGQSHSIAALLHGFSTFDPGTRMAGVILNRVGSARHEQVLRQACDAAGVPVLGAIPRVAELAVPSRHLGLITATEHGERARAAVAAMAELVGRHVDVPSVLRAAATTVRTEPWRAADAICDPVAGNPVVAVAAGRAFTFSYAEHAELLRAAGAHVAEFDPLVDALPPETAALVLPGGFPEQYPAELSANEPLRRGIAALATRGPIYAECAGLTYLMSDLDGHAMCDVLHGSARFTERLTLGYRDAVAAADSVLHATGARVTGHEFHRTTVEFAVEYPAAWMYRGSDGASVRDGAVHGGVHASYLHTHPVAEPGATRRFVAHAAASKLGE, encoded by the coding sequence GTGTCGCATCCGGTTCGCACCGCGCCGGCGGTGGTGATTGCCGCCCCCGCCTCGGGTAGCGGAAAGACCACCGTGGCAACGGGATTGATGGCGGCGCTCAAGCGGGCCGGCCACCGGGTGGCGGGCTTCAAGGTGGGCCCAGATTTCATCGACCCGGGTTACCACGCGCTGGCCACCGGGCGGCCGGGACGCAACCTGGACCCGGTGCTGGTGTCGCCGGCCCAGATCGCGCCCCTGTACGCGCACGGGGTCACCGGGTGCGACGTCGCGGTGGTCGAGGGCGTGATGGGGCTGTTCGACGGCCGCATCGAGCCCGGGTCCATCGGCCCGGCAACGGGTTCCACCGCACAGGTCGCCGGATTGCTGGGGGCACCGGTGATCCTGGTGGTCGATGCCCGCGGCCAGAGCCACAGCATCGCGGCGTTGTTGCACGGCTTTTCCACGTTCGACCCCGGCACGCGGATGGCCGGCGTGATCCTCAACCGGGTCGGCAGCGCCCGCCACGAGCAGGTGCTGCGCCAGGCCTGCGACGCCGCCGGTGTCCCGGTCCTCGGCGCCATCCCGCGGGTGGCAGAGTTGGCCGTGCCGTCGCGGCACCTCGGGCTGATCACCGCGACCGAACACGGCGAGCGGGCCCGCGCCGCCGTAGCGGCGATGGCCGAGTTGGTCGGCCGGCACGTGGACGTTCCGTCGGTGCTGCGGGCCGCCGCCACCACGGTGCGCACCGAACCCTGGCGGGCCGCCGACGCGATCTGCGATCCCGTGGCGGGCAACCCCGTGGTGGCGGTGGCCGCCGGCCGCGCGTTCACCTTCTCCTACGCCGAGCACGCCGAACTGTTGCGGGCCGCCGGCGCCCACGTCGCCGAGTTCGATCCGCTCGTCGACGCGCTGCCGCCGGAGACCGCGGCCCTGGTGCTGCCGGGTGGCTTCCCCGAGCAGTACCCCGCCGAACTGTCCGCCAACGAACCGTTGCGCCGCGGCATCGCCGCGCTGGCCACCCGCGGGCCGATCTACGCCGAGTGCGCGGGGCTGACGTATCTGATGAGCGATCTCGACGGCCATGCGATGTGTGACGTACTCCACGGTTCGGCGCGGTTCACCGAACGCCTGACACTCGGGTACCGGGACGCGGTCGCGGCCGCGGATTCGGTGCTGCACGCCACCGGCGCGCGGGTCACCGGCCACGAATTCCACCGCACGACAGTCGAGTTCGCAGTCGAGTACCCGGCGGCGTGGATGTATCGCGGCTCGGACGGCGCCAGTGTGCGCGACGGCGCGGTGCACGGTGGAGTGCACGCGTCGTACCTGCACACCCATCCGGTCGCCGAGCCGGGCGCGACACGTCGATTCGTCGCGCATGCGGCAGCGTCTAAGCTCGGCGAGTGA
- a CDS encoding GNAT family N-acetyltransferase: MTVLPRRVWAKDLDAPTLYELLKLRVEVFVVEQACPYPELDGRDLLAETRHFWLEQTDGPAPGTVICNLRLTEEHAGGEKTFRIGRVCTKREARGQGHTTRLLQAALAEVGDHPCRINAQTYLQGLYAAHGFVPDGEEFVEDGIPHIPMLRAGTRGESVGS, from the coding sequence GTGACCGTGTTGCCGCGGCGGGTCTGGGCCAAGGATCTCGACGCGCCCACGCTCTACGAGTTGCTCAAGCTCCGCGTAGAGGTGTTCGTCGTCGAACAGGCCTGTCCCTACCCGGAACTCGACGGGCGCGACCTGCTCGCCGAGACGCGGCATTTCTGGCTCGAACAGACCGATGGCCCCGCACCGGGAACCGTCATCTGCAATCTGCGGCTGACCGAGGAACACGCGGGCGGCGAGAAGACCTTTCGGATCGGCCGCGTCTGCACCAAGCGGGAGGCCCGCGGGCAGGGTCACACCACCCGGTTGCTGCAGGCGGCCCTGGCCGAGGTCGGCGACCATCCGTGCCGGATCAACGCCCAGACGTACCTGCAGGGGCTCTATGCTGCGCATGGCTTCGTCCCCGACGGCGAGGAGTTCGTCGAGGACGGCATTCCGCACATCCCCATGCTGCGGGCGGGCACCCGCGGCGAGTCCGTCGGTTCGTGA
- the mqo gene encoding malate dehydrogenase (quinone) has protein sequence MSDANVTKTDVVLVGSGIMSATLGALLRLVEPDWSITLIERLDGAAAESSDPWNNAGTGHSALCELNYTPERADGSIDITKAVTVNEQFQVSRQFWAHAIEKGVLADARSFINAIPHVSFVQGEERIDYLRRRREALVDNPLFAGMEFIDTPDEFARRLPYMAAGRDFSVPVALNWATDGTDIDFGSLSKQLIGYGVTNGTTALFGHEVRNLSKRSDGGWTVKVRNRRTGADRKIEARFVFVGAGGDALPLLQKSGIAEAKGYGGFPVGGQFLRTNNPEVTAGHQAKVYGFPPLGAPPMSAPHLDTRFINGNQWLLFGPFAGWSPKFLKQGHITDLPLSVKPDNLAAMIGVGLTQMSLVNYLLSQLRLSEADRVDMLRDFAPTAVDSDWELSVAGQRVQVIKPAKGKGGTLEFGTTVLTAADGSIAGLLGASPGASTAVPAMLEVMERCFADRYAGPWQSKLKEMIPSLGTPLSNNPALFDEVWAWGTKVLGLESDSAARDPEPVALS, from the coding sequence GTGTCAGACGCCAATGTAACCAAGACCGACGTTGTGCTGGTGGGCTCCGGCATCATGAGTGCCACGCTGGGAGCTTTGCTACGACTCGTCGAGCCGGACTGGTCGATCACCCTGATCGAGCGGTTGGACGGCGCCGCGGCCGAGAGCAGCGACCCCTGGAACAACGCCGGTACCGGTCATTCTGCGTTGTGCGAACTGAACTACACCCCGGAGCGCGCCGACGGCTCCATCGACATCACCAAGGCCGTCACCGTCAACGAGCAGTTCCAGGTGTCGCGCCAATTCTGGGCGCACGCCATCGAAAAGGGCGTGCTCGCCGACGCCCGCAGCTTCATCAACGCCATCCCGCACGTGAGCTTCGTGCAGGGCGAGGAGCGCATCGACTACCTGCGCCGGCGCCGCGAGGCGTTGGTGGACAACCCGCTGTTTGCCGGCATGGAGTTCATCGACACCCCCGACGAGTTCGCCCGGCGCCTGCCGTACATGGCCGCGGGCCGGGACTTCTCCGTGCCGGTGGCGCTGAACTGGGCCACCGACGGCACCGACATCGACTTCGGTTCGCTGTCCAAGCAACTCATCGGTTACGGCGTCACCAACGGCACCACCGCGCTGTTCGGCCACGAGGTCCGCAACCTGTCGAAACGCTCCGACGGGGGCTGGACGGTCAAGGTGCGCAACCGCCGCACCGGTGCCGACCGCAAGATCGAGGCCCGGTTCGTGTTCGTCGGCGCCGGCGGCGATGCGCTGCCGCTGCTGCAGAAGTCCGGTATCGCCGAGGCCAAGGGCTACGGCGGCTTCCCGGTGGGCGGGCAGTTCCTGCGCACCAACAACCCCGAGGTGACGGCCGGACACCAGGCGAAGGTCTACGGTTTCCCGCCGCTGGGCGCGCCACCGATGTCCGCCCCGCACCTGGACACCCGCTTCATCAACGGCAATCAGTGGCTGCTGTTCGGGCCGTTCGCCGGCTGGTCGCCCAAGTTCCTCAAGCAGGGCCACATCACCGACCTGCCGCTGTCGGTCAAGCCCGACAACCTCGCCGCCATGATCGGGGTCGGCCTCACCCAGATGAGCCTGGTGAACTATCTGCTCAGCCAGCTGCGGCTGTCGGAGGCCGACCGGGTCGACATGCTGCGTGACTTCGCGCCCACCGCGGTGGACTCCGACTGGGAGCTGTCGGTGGCCGGCCAGCGCGTCCAGGTGATCAAGCCGGCCAAGGGCAAGGGCGGCACGCTGGAGTTCGGCACCACGGTGCTCACCGCCGCCGACGGCAGCATCGCCGGCCTGCTCGGCGCCTCGCCCGGCGCGTCGACCGCCGTGCCCGCCATGCTCGAGGTCATGGAGCGCTGCTTCGCCGACCGGTACGCCGGGCCGTGGCAGAGCAAGCTCAAGGAGATGATCCCCTCGCTGGGCACTCCGCTGTCGAACAATCCTGCCCTGTTCGACGAGGTGTGGGCGTGGGGCACCAAGGTGCTGGGACTGGAATCCGATTCGGCCGCAAGAGATCCCGAGCCGGTGGCCTTGTCGTGA
- a CDS encoding N-acetylglutaminylglutamine amidotransferase yields the protein MCGATGEVRLDGRTPDVAAVAAMAAVMVPRGPDGAGVWSQGRVALGHRRLKIIDLSEAGGQPMVDSDLGLAIAWNGCIYNYKQLRDELISVGYRFFSHSDTEVLIKAYHHWGDRFVERLFGMFAFAIVERDSGRVLLGRDRLGIKPLYITEDPRRLRFASSLPALLAGGGVDTRIDPVALHHYLSFHSVVPPPLTILRGVSKVPPATLLAIEPDGTRSTSTYWTPDFTRHADRSDWTEKDWEDAVLDSLRRAVERRLVADVPVGCLLSGGVDSSLIVGLLAEAGQTGLQTFSIGFESVGGVAGDEFKWSDIIAERFRTDHHQIRIDTQRMLPALDGAIGAMSEPMVSHDCVAFYLLSQEVAKHVKVVQSGQGADEVFAGYHWYPPMADASAATLDGAVASYRGAFFDRDQAAMDRLVAGTPGDVVAADDPSGRFVTEHFAHAGAETGVDRALRLDTTVMLVDDPVKRVDNMTMAWGLEGRVPFLDHELVELAAACPPELKTAHDGKGVLKQAARQVIPAEVIDRPKGYFPVPALTHLEGPYLDMVRDALYAPAAKERGLFAPEAVDRLLADPNGRLTPLRGNELWQIALLELWLQRHGIGGPAA from the coding sequence ATGTGTGGCGCGACCGGTGAGGTCAGACTCGACGGCAGGACACCTGATGTGGCGGCCGTGGCCGCCATGGCTGCGGTGATGGTGCCCCGCGGTCCCGACGGCGCGGGTGTGTGGTCCCAGGGCCGGGTGGCGCTGGGGCATCGACGCCTCAAGATCATCGATCTCTCCGAGGCCGGCGGCCAGCCGATGGTCGACTCCGACCTGGGCCTGGCCATCGCCTGGAACGGCTGCATCTACAACTACAAGCAGTTGCGCGACGAGTTGATCTCCGTCGGCTACCGCTTCTTCTCGCACAGCGACACCGAGGTGCTGATCAAGGCCTACCACCACTGGGGCGACCGGTTCGTCGAGCGACTGTTCGGCATGTTCGCCTTCGCCATCGTCGAGCGCGACAGCGGGCGCGTGCTGCTGGGCCGGGACCGCCTCGGGATCAAGCCGCTGTACATCACCGAGGACCCCCGTCGCCTGCGGTTCGCCTCCTCGTTGCCGGCCCTGCTGGCCGGCGGCGGCGTCGACACCCGAATCGACCCGGTCGCGCTGCACCACTACCTGAGCTTCCACTCGGTGGTGCCGCCGCCGCTGACCATCCTGCGCGGGGTGAGCAAGGTGCCGCCGGCAACGCTGCTGGCCATCGAACCGGACGGCACCCGCTCCACCTCCACCTACTGGACCCCGGACTTCACCCGGCACGCCGACCGCTCCGACTGGACCGAAAAGGACTGGGAAGACGCCGTTCTGGACTCACTGCGCCGGGCCGTGGAGCGGCGGCTGGTCGCCGACGTACCGGTCGGCTGCCTGCTGTCGGGCGGCGTGGATTCCAGCCTGATCGTGGGACTGCTGGCCGAGGCCGGGCAGACCGGCCTGCAGACGTTCTCCATCGGCTTCGAATCCGTCGGCGGGGTGGCCGGTGACGAATTCAAGTGGTCCGACATCATCGCCGAGCGATTCCGCACCGATCACCACCAGATCCGGATCGACACCCAGCGCATGCTCCCCGCCCTCGACGGCGCCATCGGCGCGATGAGCGAGCCCATGGTCAGCCACGACTGCGTGGCGTTCTATCTGCTGAGCCAGGAAGTGGCCAAGCACGTGAAGGTGGTGCAGTCCGGTCAGGGCGCCGACGAGGTGTTCGCCGGTTATCACTGGTACCCCCCGATGGCCGACGCGTCGGCGGCAACTCTCGACGGTGCGGTGGCCAGCTACCGCGGCGCGTTCTTCGACCGCGACCAGGCGGCCATGGACCGACTGGTGGCCGGGACCCCCGGCGACGTGGTCGCCGCCGACGATCCCAGCGGCCGCTTCGTCACCGAGCACTTCGCCCACGCCGGCGCGGAAACCGGCGTCGACCGCGCGCTGCGCCTGGACACCACGGTGATGCTCGTGGACGACCCCGTCAAGCGGGTCGACAACATGACCATGGCGTGGGGATTGGAAGGCCGCGTGCCCTTCCTCGACCACGAACTGGTGGAACTGGCCGCGGCCTGCCCACCGGAGCTCAAGACCGCCCACGACGGCAAGGGCGTGCTGAAACAGGCTGCGCGGCAAGTGATCCCCGCCGAGGTGATCGACCGCCCCAAGGGTTACTTCCCGGTGCCTGCGCTGACCCACCTCGAGGGGCCGTACCTGGACATGGTGCGCGACGCGCTCTACGCCCCGGCCGCCAAGGAGCGCGGCCTGTTCGCCCCGGAGGCCGTCGACCGCCTGCTCGCCGACCCCAATGGCCGCCTGACGCCGCTGCGCGGCAACGAATTGTGGCAGATCGCGCTGCTCGAACTCTGGCTGCAGCGCCACGGCATCGGCGGGCCGGCGGCGTGA
- a CDS encoding VWA domain-containing protein: MTTADTRGDQINNSFPFSAIVGHDQLRLALVLCAVRPEIGGVLIRGEKGTAKSTAVRALADILAQIDDARLVELPIGATEDRVVGSLDLQKVLRDGEHAFSPGLLSRAHRGVLYVDEVNLLHDHLVDVLLDAAAMGRVHVERDGVSHSYDARFVLIGTMNPEEGELRPQLLDRFGLTVDVRASRDVEVRTEVIRARLAYEADPQGFAERFAAADADVARRIAAARARVPAISLEDEDLRRIAGLCAAFDVDGMRADLVVARTAVAHAAWRGADRVEVDDIRVAAELALPHRRRRDPFDDPGLDPGALDDALADSEPEPDPDPDPPGGGRPESAGDAETPPAQGDSPVAGAPPSKPSAPPAPVFRTRALRVPGVGEGAPGRRSTARNRTGGVVGVSPTAAGDGLHVFATMLAAAARSTGPGRVRPAADDVRQAIREGREGNLVIFVVDASGSMAARDRMSAVSGAALSLLRDAYQRRDKVAVITFRGAEARVLLPPTSSSHIASRRLSRFDTGGKTPLAQGLLRAAEMVRLEKTRDRTRRPLVVVLTDGRATGGPDPLGRTRIAAGRLVAEGASAVVVDCENSYVRLGLAAELATALAAPVLRLEQLRADTLTDVVRDAA; this comes from the coding sequence GTGACGACGGCCGACACCCGAGGAGACCAGATCAACAACTCATTCCCGTTCAGCGCGATCGTCGGACACGACCAGCTGCGGCTGGCGCTGGTGTTGTGCGCGGTGCGCCCCGAGATCGGCGGCGTGCTGATCCGCGGCGAGAAGGGCACCGCCAAGTCGACCGCCGTGCGCGCGCTGGCCGACATCCTGGCCCAGATCGACGACGCCCGGCTGGTGGAGTTGCCCATCGGTGCCACCGAGGACCGCGTGGTCGGGTCGCTGGACCTGCAGAAGGTGCTGCGCGACGGTGAGCACGCCTTCTCGCCCGGGCTGCTGTCCCGGGCGCATCGCGGCGTGCTCTACGTCGACGAGGTCAACCTGCTGCACGACCATCTGGTGGACGTGCTGCTCGACGCCGCGGCGATGGGCCGCGTCCATGTCGAGCGCGACGGTGTATCCCATTCCTATGACGCGAGATTCGTCCTGATCGGCACGATGAATCCCGAGGAGGGCGAACTGCGCCCGCAGTTGCTGGACCGCTTCGGCCTGACCGTGGACGTGCGCGCCTCCCGCGACGTCGAGGTCCGCACCGAGGTCATCCGGGCCCGCCTGGCCTACGAGGCCGACCCGCAGGGCTTCGCCGAGCGGTTCGCCGCCGCCGACGCCGACGTCGCCCGCCGCATCGCCGCCGCGCGGGCCCGGGTTCCGGCGATCTCCCTGGAGGACGAGGACCTCCGCCGGATCGCCGGGCTGTGCGCGGCCTTCGACGTCGACGGGATGCGCGCGGATCTGGTGGTGGCGCGCACTGCGGTGGCGCACGCGGCCTGGCGGGGCGCGGACCGGGTGGAGGTGGACGACATCCGGGTGGCCGCCGAACTGGCGCTGCCGCACCGCCGCCGGCGCGATCCGTTCGACGACCCGGGCCTGGACCCCGGTGCGCTGGACGACGCGCTCGCCGACAGCGAGCCCGAACCGGACCCCGACCCCGACCCGCCCGGCGGCGGTCGACCCGAGTCCGCCGGCGACGCCGAAACGCCGCCGGCCCAAGGCGATTCACCGGTAGCCGGCGCGCCGCCCAGCAAGCCCAGCGCACCGCCGGCGCCGGTGTTCCGGACCCGCGCGCTTCGGGTGCCCGGCGTGGGGGAGGGCGCACCCGGTCGGCGTTCGACGGCGCGTAACCGCACCGGCGGCGTGGTCGGGGTCAGCCCGACCGCTGCCGGCGACGGACTGCATGTGTTCGCCACCATGCTGGCCGCCGCGGCCCGCTCGACCGGCCCGGGCCGGGTCCGACCCGCGGCCGACGATGTGCGTCAGGCGATTCGGGAGGGTCGCGAGGGCAACCTCGTCATCTTCGTCGTCGACGCGTCCGGGTCGATGGCCGCGCGCGACCGCATGTCGGCCGTCAGCGGCGCGGCCCTGTCGCTGCTGCGCGACGCCTACCAACGGCGGGACAAGGTCGCGGTGATCACCTTCCGGGGTGCGGAGGCCCGCGTGCTGCTGCCGCCGACTTCGTCGTCCCACATCGCCTCGCGGCGGCTGTCCAGGTTCGACACCGGCGGCAAGACCCCGCTGGCGCAGGGCCTGTTGCGCGCCGCCGAGATGGTCCGCCTGGAGAAGACCCGCGACCGCACCCGCCGGCCCCTGGTCGTCGTGCTGACCGACGGCCGCGCCACCGGGGGCCCGGACCCGTTGGGGCGCACCCGGATCGCCGCGGGCCGGTTGGTGGCCGAGGGCGCCTCGGCGGTGGTCGTCGACTGCGAGAACTCCTATGTGCGGCTGGGTTTGGCGGCCGAGTTGGCGACCGCCCTGGCCGCGCCGGTGCTACGACTCGAGCAGTTGCGCGCCGATACCCTGACCGACGTCGTCCGCGACGCCGCCTGA
- the mtr gene encoding mycothione reductase — protein sequence MDHFDLTIIGTGSGNSIIDERYESKRIAICEQDTFGGTCLNVGCIPTKMFVYAAEVAATIRDSARFGVDARIEGVRWRDIVSRVFGRIDPIALGGERYRRSSPNVTVFDGHTRFGRTRPDGRHLLRTESGAEFTSDQVVIAAGARAVIPPAIAASDIAWHTSDTIMRIPEVPEHLVIIGGGFIAAEFAHVFSALGSRVTVVLRGATLLSHCDDDIGERFTDIASRKWEVLFGRTVTGGRTDDTGTTLELDDGSTLRADVVLVATGRRPNGDLLDADLAGVEVTETGQVVVDDFQRTTARGVFALGDVSSDYQLKHVANLEARVVRHNLLQDWDDTDALAAADHRYVPSAVFTDPQIAYVGLTENEARALGIDIKVKVQDYGDVAYGWAMEDSTGVCKIIVQADTGQILGAHLMGHQASTLIQPLIQAMTFGLGGQEMARGQYWIHPALPEVVENALLALCGEPTWPAPKRH from the coding sequence GTGGACCACTTCGATCTGACCATCATCGGCACCGGCTCGGGCAACAGCATCATCGACGAACGCTACGAGTCGAAGCGGATCGCGATCTGCGAGCAGGACACCTTCGGCGGCACCTGCCTGAATGTGGGCTGCATCCCGACGAAGATGTTCGTCTATGCCGCCGAGGTGGCCGCGACCATCCGCGACAGTGCCCGCTTCGGGGTGGACGCGCGCATCGAGGGCGTGCGTTGGCGCGACATCGTCTCGCGGGTGTTCGGTCGCATCGACCCGATCGCCCTGGGCGGCGAGCGTTATCGGCGGTCCTCCCCCAACGTCACGGTCTTCGACGGTCACACCCGGTTCGGCCGCACCCGCCCCGACGGCCGCCACCTGCTGCGCACCGAGTCCGGCGCCGAATTCACCTCCGATCAGGTGGTGATCGCCGCCGGCGCCCGCGCGGTGATCCCGCCGGCGATCGCGGCCAGCGACATCGCGTGGCACACCAGCGACACCATCATGCGGATCCCGGAGGTGCCCGAGCACCTGGTGATCATCGGCGGCGGTTTCATCGCCGCGGAATTCGCACATGTCTTCTCCGCGTTGGGATCCCGCGTGACGGTGGTGTTGCGCGGCGCCACCCTGCTGTCGCACTGCGACGACGACATCGGCGAGCGGTTCACCGACATCGCCTCCCGCAAGTGGGAGGTGCTGTTCGGCCGCACCGTCACCGGCGGGCGCACCGACGACACGGGTACCACCCTGGAACTCGACGACGGCTCGACACTGCGCGCCGACGTCGTGCTGGTGGCCACCGGGCGGCGTCCCAACGGGGACCTGCTCGATGCAGACCTGGCCGGCGTGGAGGTCACCGAGACCGGCCAGGTGGTGGTCGACGACTTCCAACGCACCACGGCGCGCGGCGTTTTCGCGTTGGGTGACGTGTCCTCGGACTATCAGCTCAAGCACGTGGCCAACCTGGAGGCCCGGGTGGTACGGCACAACCTGCTGCAGGACTGGGACGACACCGACGCGTTGGCCGCCGCCGATCACCGCTACGTCCCGTCGGCGGTGTTCACCGACCCGCAGATCGCCTACGTCGGCCTGACCGAGAATGAGGCGCGAGCGCTGGGCATCGACATCAAGGTCAAGGTCCAGGACTACGGCGACGTGGCCTACGGCTGGGCCATGGAGGACAGCACCGGGGTGTGCAAGATCATCGTGCAGGCCGACACCGGGCAGATCCTGGGCGCGCATCTGATGGGCCACCAGGCCTCGACGCTGATCCAGCCGCTGATCCAGGCGATGACCTTCGGGCTGGGCGGCCAGGAGATGGCCCGCGGTCAGTACTGGATCCACCCGGCGTTGCCCGAAGTCGTCGAGAACGCGCTGCTGGCGTTGTGCGGCGAGCCGACGTGGCCGGCGCCGAAACGCCACTGA
- a CDS encoding metalloregulator ArsR/SmtB family transcription factor: MEHEHEHDPGPPQVLLATSALADVDIPGWTQRFDLLSDPGRLEILLGLHRAPGICVGDLASALNRSENAVSQALRLLRQQGWVSSTRIGRQVSYRLEDATVHDLLHWIGAAHA; this comes from the coding sequence ATGGAGCACGAGCACGAGCACGACCCCGGACCGCCGCAGGTGTTGCTGGCGACGTCGGCGTTGGCGGATGTGGACATTCCCGGCTGGACCCAGCGCTTCGACCTGCTGTCGGACCCCGGCCGGCTGGAGATCCTGTTGGGCCTGCACCGGGCGCCCGGCATCTGTGTGGGTGATCTGGCCAGCGCGCTGAACCGTTCGGAGAACGCGGTCTCCCAGGCGCTGCGCCTGCTGCGTCAGCAGGGCTGGGTGTCCTCGACCCGGATCGGTCGGCAGGTCAGCTACCGGCTGGAGGATGCCACGGTGCACGACCTGCTGCACTGGATCGGCGCAGCGCACGCCTGA